From the Castor canadensis chromosome 9, mCasCan1.hap1v2, whole genome shotgun sequence genome, one window contains:
- the Enam gene encoding enamelin — MLLLQCRNGASFSKLHNLVPNGKMKILLVFLGLLGNSAAMPFQMHMPRMPGFSSKSEEMMRYGQFNFMNSPYMTPMGPYGNGMQFPQQFPQYQMPMWPHPPPSAWQNPPAPKHQSNTDQTQETQKPNQTQPKKPPQMQPLTPPPHDPNQAKEEAQPPQPFPPFSNGLFPFQQPPWPIPQRVPPPGFGRPPLSNEDGGNPYFGYFGYHGFGGRPYYSEEMFDDYEKPKEKDPPKTEDPPPTEPSANATVTETNSTQPNDTSTTGNSAPGRNTGSNPTGQNRVLQPPVVNVSGQGVPRNQIPWRPSQPNIYENYPNPNIRNFPSGRQWHPTGTVTGHRQNGPIYRNRQVQRGPQWNSFAWEGKQAAHPGNPTFRKAYSPISRVNYAGNPANFQRKPQGPNKHLVGTNVASLGPKQGTVGHNEKIQNPKEKLPGQKERIVNPTKDPVGPWRNSQHYGVNKPNYKLPHPAGTMLGPNFNSIDQHENSYYPRGDSRRVPSSNVQTQSQHLPKGIALEPRRIPYESQTKQPELKHSTHQPIYPVEIPSPTREYFPARRNTWNHQKIPPPFKEVSEKQEEHLPHPTHGSRGNIFYHEYNPYYQRENSPYIRSNTWDERVNSPTPMRQPENPQYPMNAPDQKETVNYNEEDPIDPTGDESFPGQSKWGEEELSFKGSPTVRPFEGEQYASNQPKEYFPYSLDNPSKPTEDFPYGEFYPWSPEETFPSYNPGPTISPPVDNRGYYSNNAVGQEESTLFPSWNSWDHRIQTQEQKERESYFNRNVWDQSTNLYKANLPDQKENHLYSSNSPAGLQKNPTWHEGENLNYDVQSTRLNSPEREHFIFSDLILQSYPPGQNEAHLFHQSQRGSCCVGGSTGPKDNPLALQDYTPSYGLAPGENQDTNPMYTESSDIKYTIPIVSPTSILPDQRNNSKKKMPRESQNPNPFRDDASTMRRNTPCFIKKKLEQMGIMSFPETSSPQSKNTLCLKSDFEGDGKNVLEQIFEGNQINERTVDLTPEQLIIDTPDEGPKPEGNQNEVQRNEGERQQQRPPSILQFPCFSSKSAKLHSSSTGTPSSNRKQGPFDGDLSTPTENPNTVVGLATGEQFKSTNIDQLNANEQTPFESFQTGNNLQDQAQDCLLIQA, encoded by the exons ATGTTGCTGCTTCAGTGCAGAAATGGAGCCTCTTTTTCTAAGCTACATAACTTG GtaccaaatggaaaaatgaagattCTCCTGGTCTTTCTAGGTCTGCTTGGTAATTCTGCTGCTATGCCA TTCCAGATGCACATGCCCCGAATGCCTGGATTTAGCAGTAAAAGTGAGGAG ATGATGCGTTATGGTCAGTTCAACTTTATGAACTCCCCATAT ATGACACCTATGGGCCCTTATGGAAATGGTATGCAATTCCCTCAGCAGTTCCCACAGTATCAGATGCCCATGTGGCCTCACCCACCACCTAGCGCATGGCAGAACCCTCCAGCACCGAAACACCAGAGCAACACCGATCAAACTCAAGAAACTCAAAAACCCAACCAGACTCAACCAAAAAAGCCACCACAAATGCAGCCTTTAACACCACCACCACATGACCCAAATCAAGCCAAAGAGGAGGCCCAGCCACCTCAG CCATTCCCACCATTCAGCAATGGGTTATTTCCCTTTCAACAACCACCATGGCCAATACCACAG AGGGTACCACCACCAGGTTTTGGACGTCCACCACTCAGCAATGAAGACGGAGGG AATCCttattttggatattttggaTATCATGGCTTTGGGGGTCGTCCTTATTATTCAGAAGAGATGTTTGATGATTATGAAAAGCCTAAAGAAAAAGATCCTCCTAAAACAGAAGATCCTCCACCCACAGAGCCCTCAGCTAATGCAACAGTTACTGAAACTAATTCTACTCAACCAAATGACACTAGCACAACAGGAAACAGTGCTCCTGGACGTAACACTGGGAGCAATCCTACAGGTCAAAATAGGGTCCTCCAGCCACCTGTGGTTAATGTTTCAGGCCAGGGAGTTCCCAGAAATCAAATTCCATGGAGACCAAGTCAgccaaatatttatgaaaattatcCAAATCCTAATATTCGAAATTTTCCTTCAGGAAGACAATGGCATCCCACTGGTACTGTCACGGGGCATAGacagaatgggcctatttatcgaaATCGACAAGTTCAAAGGGGTCCCCAATGGAATTCCTTTGCTTGGGAAGGCAAACAAGCAGCTCATCCAGGAAATCCAACTTTTCGCAAGGCTTACTCTCCAATTTCAAGGGTCAACTATGCAGGAAATCCAGcaaacttccaaagaaaacctcagGGGCCAAATAAACACCTGGTGGGAACCAATGTTGCTTCATTGGGTCCCAAACAGGGTACTGTTGGTcacaatgaaaaaatacaaaatccaaAGGAAAAGTTGCCAggtcaaaaagaaagaatagtcaATCCTACAAAGGATCCAGTTGGCCCCTGGAGAAATTCTCAACATTATGGAGTTAATAAACCAAATTATAAATTGCCTCACCCTGCAGGTACCATGCTAGGCCCAAATTTTAATTCTATTGATCAACATGAAAATTCCTATTACCCAAGAGGAGATTCCAGAAGAGTACCAAGTTCCAATGTACAAACCCAAAGCCAGCATTTGCCCAAGGGAATTGCTTTAGAACCAAGAAGAATCCCATATGAATCACAAACTAAACAGCCTGAATTAAAGCACAGTACACATCAGCCTATCTACCCTGTGGAAATTCCTTCTCCTACAAGAGAATATTTTCCTGCTAGAAGAAATACCTGGAACCACCAAAAAATCCCTCCACCCTTTAAGGAAGTTTCTGAGAAGCAGGAAGAACATTTACCTCATCCAACCCATGGCTCTAGGGGAAACATTTTCTACCATGAATATAACCCCTATTATCAGAGGGAAAACTCACCATACATTAGAAGCAATACATGGGATGAGAGAGTTAATTCTCCCACCCCTATGAGGCAACCTGAAAATCCACAGTACCCCATGAATGCTCCAGATCAGAAAGAGACAGTCAATTATAATGAAGAGGACCCAATTGATCCAACTGGAGATGAATCTTTTCCAGGACAAAGTAAATGGGGTGAAGAAGAGTTAAGCTTTAAAGGAAGCCCAACAGTTAGGCCCTTTGAAGGTGAGCAATATGCCTCAAATCAACCAAAGGAATATTTTCCCTATTCCTTAGATAATCCATCAAAACCTACGGAAGATTTTCCTTATGGTGAATTTTATCCCTGGAGCCCAGAGGAGACTTTTCCATCATACAATCCAGGTCCTACTATATCACCACCTGTGGATAACAGGGGTTATTATTCTAATAATGCTGTCGGACAAGAAGAAAGCActctctttccttcatggaactccTGGGATCacagaattcaaacccaagagcagaaagaaagagaatcatattttaatagaaatgtCTGGGATCAGTCAACAAATTTATACAAAGCTAATCTACCAGACCAGAAAGAGAACCATCTGTATTCCAGTAACTCCCCAGCTGGACTTCAGAAAAATCCAACATGGCATGAAGGTGAGAATTTGAACTATGACGTGCAAAGTACTAGGTTAAATTCACCAGAAAGagaacatttcattttctcagaCTTAATTCTTCAAAGTTATCCACCAGGTCAAAATGAAGCACACTTATTTCACCAAAGCCAGAGAGGTTCTTGCTGTGTTGGTGGCTCCACAGGGCCCAAAGACAACCCACTGGCTCTACAAGACTACACTCCATCCTATGGTCTTGCACCAGGGGAGAACCAAGACACCAACCCTATGTATACGGAAAGTAGTGATATCAAGTATACAATACCTATTGTCTCCCCAACAAGCATCCTACCTGATCAAAGAAacaattcaaagaagaaaatgcccaGAGAAAGCCAAAACCCAAATCCTTTCAGAGATGATGCATCCACTATGAGAAGGAACACACcgtgttttataaagaaaaaactgGAACAAATGGGAATTATGTCCTTTCCTGAAACTAGCTCTCCTCAATCAAAGAATACACTTTGTCTCAAAAGTGATTTTGAAGGAGATGGGAAAAATGTTCTAGAACAAATTTTTGAAGGCAACCAGATCAATGAAAGAACTGTTGACCTTACTCCTGAGCAGCTTATTATTGATACACCTGATGAAGGCCCCAAGCCAGAAGGCAACCAAAATGAAGTCCAAAGAAATGAGGGTGAGAGGCAGCAGCAAAGACCACCAAGTATCTTGCAGTTTCCATGCTTCAGCTCCAAATCAGCAAAGCTTCATTCTTCTAGCACTGGAACTCCATCAAGCAATAGAAAGCAAGGCCCATTTGATGGTGATCTATCTACGCCTACTGAAAATCCTAACACAGTGGTTGGGTTAGCTACTGGAGAACAATTTAAGAGTACAAATATAGACCAACTTAATGCAAATGAACAAACTCCATTTGAATCATTTCAAACAGGGAACAATCTACAGGACCAGGCACAAGACTGCTTACTAATACAGGCTTAG
- the Ambn gene encoding ameloblastin — MSGSKIPLFKMKDLILFLCLLKISFAVPAFPQQPGTPGIAPPGMASLSLETMRQLGSLQGLNALSQYSRFGFGKALNTLWLHGLLPPHASFPWMRPREHETQQYEYSLPVHPPPLPSQPPLHPQQSGLKPFLQPTAATAFQATAQKGGPQPPMHPGQLPLQDGEIPALQQQVAPSEKPPTPEIPVMDFAGPELPTVFHLARLISRGPIPQSKQSTLYPGMFYMSYGTNQLNAPARLGFMSSEEMPGARGPMAYGAMFPGFEGLRHSLRGVHPNPALGGDFTLEFDSPVSVTKGPEKGEGGAQGSPLQEANPENPENPALLSQIATGAHAGLLAFPDDNIPSLARGPAGQRQGPPGITPATADPLMTPELAEVYETYAGDVTTPLGEGEVTMDTTMSPDTQQTLMPGNKVHQPQMMHDAWRFQEP, encoded by the exons AttccacttttcaaaatgaaggaCCTGATACTGTTCCTGTGCCTTCTGAAAATTAGTTTTGCAGTGCCG GCATTTCCTCAGCAGCCTGGGACACCGGGTATAGCACCACCAGGCATGGCTAGTTTGAGCCTTGAG ACAATGAGACAGCTGGGAAGTCTGCAGGGATTAAATGCACTTTCTCAG TATTCTAGATTTGGCTTTGGGAAAGCACTGAATACTTTGTGGTTGCATGGTCTTCTTCCACCACATGCCTCTTTTCCATGGATGAGACCAAGAGAACATGAAACTCAACAG TATGAATATTCTTTGCCTGTGCATCCCCCACCTCTCCCATCacagccacccctgcatcctcaACAGTCAGGACTGAAACCTTTCCTCCAGCCCACTGCTGCAACTGCCTTCCAGGCCACAGCCCAGAAGGGAGGGCCTCAGCCTCCAATGCACCCAGGACAGCTGCCCTTGCAAGATGGAGAAATACCAGCGCTTCAGCAACAAGTGGCACCATCAGAGAAGCCACCAACACCTGAG ATCCCAGTGATGGATTTTGCTGGCCCAGAACTTCCAACA GTGTTCCATTTAGCCCGTTTGATATCTAGGGGGCCAATACCACAAAGTAAACAATCTAcg CTTTATCCAGGAATGTTTTACATGTCATATGGAACAAATCAACTG AATGCCCCTGCCAGGCTTGGCTTCATGAGTTCAGAAGAAATGCCC GGAGCTAGAGGCCCCATGGCCTATGGAGCTATGTTCCCAGGATTTGAAGGCCTGAGACACAGTCTTAGAGGAGTTCACCCCAATCCAGCCCTGGGTGGAGATTTTACTCTGGAATTTGACTCCCCAGTGTCTGTAACCAAAGGCCctgagaagggagaaggaggtgCACAAGGCTCCCCACTTCAGGAGGCCAACCCAGAAAATCCAGAAAACCCAGCACTCCTTTCACAGATAGCAACTGGTGCCCATGCAGGGCTCCTTGCTTTCCCTGATGACAACATTCCCAGCCTGGCAAGGGGTCCTGCAGGGCAGAGGCAGGGACCCCCTGGGATCACGCCAGCAACTGCTGACCCACTCATGACCCCTGAATTAGCTGAAGTTTATGAGACTTATGCTGGTGATGTTACCACACCCCTGGGTGAGGGAGAAGTAACCATGGATACCACAATGTCCCCAGACACTCAGCAAACATTGATGCCAGGAAACAAAGTGCACCAACCCCAGATGATGCATGATGCGTGGCGTTTCCAAGAGCCCTGA